A segment of the Leptospira barantonii genome:
CGGATGTTTCGGTCGATTTTTCTTATTGGGCGCCTCTCCCGTTTCCGAAAACGTTCCGCGAACGATTCCCACCATTCGATCGGGATGAATTCCGTAGTGGATGAAATAACCGCCGCCGTGGATCACTTCTCGTTCCGGGTTCGATTTCCAGTTGAGGCAAACGCTCGGACCGGAATCGTCCACCGAATTCTCCGCAACCTTTAAACCGAGAGGGCGTACCGGCGGATTTGTTTCTCGAAATGTGAGGGAGATGTTTTTCAGTTCGGGAGTTTGACCGCCGCTCGGATCCGATTTCAGTTTGATTCTCCATTGGTAATAACGAAACGGAAGAATATCTTCTTTGTTCTCCGAGATTCCCAAAAACTTTTTCAGGGAATTTTTCAAAGGAATTCTATACGTATCGGGATCGAGAGAATCTATTTTATAATTTTCTAATTTTCTTAAGTCCAAAGAAATCCAAGCCGGGGATTCCGAACTCGGAGTAAACGGAGTCGGGGAAACTCTAAAATACAGTTCCATCGCGGAAGAGGTCGGAACTACGGCCTTCAACTGAACCTCTTCCAAAAACGAACTCGAATACTTGGTTTTGTAAACCGGAGATGTTCCTACGCCGAATTTGGTCTCGGTCGTATGAGTTTCGGGATCGAAGTCCTGACCGGGAAAGGAAGAATCTTCCGAACTCGGATTGGGTTTACCTTTAAAGACCGCAAAATTCTCCATCCAACCGTAGTAAGAACTCGCGATTCGAAACGAAGTCGTATCGTCGGGATGAAAACCGATTCGTGTCAGATTTTTATGGGTCGGAATTCCGCCGCGCGCGGTTTCCTTTCCGTTGAGATATAGAACGACTTCCTGTTCGGAAGGATTGAAATAGAGAAGCACTCGATTCCATTGATTCTTTTTAAGAATGGTGTTCGAAGTGAGTTGTAAGGATAAAAAACGTTTTTCTTCGGTTTCAAAGAAAGAATGAAAACTTGCCTTCAAACGATCGTCCGAAATTTTAAGATCCCAACCGTATGTGTTTCCCGATGTTTCATACAACCTGGAAATTAAGGTCGCATCTTTTTCCACCGTCCCCGGAAGAAAACTGAATCCGATATAAAAGTCTTCGGTTAAATCCTTGGAAGTCAAAAGACCCGAGTTGGAATGTGCGATTTTAATTCCGGTTCTTTTTCCCGAGAACCGGGCGCTTCTTTTCGAATGAAATACGTTTTCCGTATCCGCGAGAAAAGAAGACGTTAGTACTTTATAATTTCCTGATAAATCCTTTAGGTTGGAAGGATCTCCCGTTTCGAAATTCAGATAAAGATCCGCGCCCGCGCTTCGATCTCTTGTTTGTAATTTTAGAATTTTTTGATCTGAATTCTTACCCGAAAGTTCGAGTCCGTTTTTTTGAAGATCGACTAACGGAAGAATTTTAGTTTCTGAAAAAACGGAAACCGTCGCGGGAAAAAGAAACAAAACAAAAATCGATAAATGGACAATCGTTAATCGAAAGATTGGGAAACGAACGGAGAATAAACGGGAAATTGTTAAACGAGACGGAGACAAACGTGATAAATACGAATCAAGACGGGACAAAAAAGCCGGAGGAATGGCGTCTCCGATTTTAGAATTTGAAATCAATTCCATCCGGTTTGTTGTTAGGAATTTAAGGTTTCGAGTTGATTGACTCTTCTTTCGTGACGTCCGCCTTCGAAAGCGGTGTTGAGCCAGGTACGGACGATGTTCAAGGCCAGTTCTTTGCCGAGAATTCTTCCGCCCAAAACAAGCACGTTCGCGTTGTTGTGGCGTTTGGACATTTCCGCGGTGAGCTGATCGTGACAAAGGGCCGCTCTGATTCCGTGTAAACGGTTCGCCGCGATGGACGCTCCGATTCCGGTTCCGCAAAGGGCGATCAAACCTTCCACTTCGTTGGAAAGAACTTTTTTACACGCTTCCGAGATGACGATGGGATAATCTACGGACGTTTCGTCCTTGGTTCCGTAGTCTACGATTTCTAATTCTCCCGCGAAAGAATTGCGGAGAAATTCCTTGAGTTCAAAGCCTCCGTGATCCGAGGCGATTCCGATTTTTTTCATGATCTATATTTGGTTATGTCCGACTTTACTCAGGTTTCAAGCAAATAATTCTTCCCTTGTTCAAATCGTCAAAATCGAAGAATCGATCTAAA
Coding sequences within it:
- a CDS encoding glucanase, coding for MELISNSKIGDAIPPAFLSRLDSYLSRLSPSRLTISRLFSVRFPIFRLTIVHLSIFVLFLFPATVSVFSETKILPLVDLQKNGLELSGKNSDQKILKLQTRDRSAGADLYLNFETGDPSNLKDLSGNYKVLTSSFLADTENVFHSKRSARFSGKRTGIKIAHSNSGLLTSKDLTEDFYIGFSFLPGTVEKDATLISRLYETSGNTYGWDLKISDDRLKASFHSFFETEEKRFLSLQLTSNTILKKNQWNRVLLYFNPSEQEVVLYLNGKETARGGIPTHKNLTRIGFHPDDTTSFRIASSYYGWMENFAVFKGKPNPSSEDSSFPGQDFDPETHTTETKFGVGTSPVYKTKYSSSFLEEVQLKAVVPTSSAMELYFRVSPTPFTPSSESPAWISLDLRKLENYKIDSLDPDTYRIPLKNSLKKFLGISENKEDILPFRYYQWRIKLKSDPSGGQTPELKNISLTFRETNPPVRPLGLKVAENSVDDSGPSVCLNWKSNPEREVIHGGGYFIHYGIHPDRMVGIVRGTFSETGEAPNKKNRPKHPASDYLDPITGLPSGKNSSNIQEYYNKLSACVDNRIISLNSEILLEKNQLFLKKGTTYFFRISAYNKFYHFQTGKDQVSGLSDPVEVYFLSE
- the rpiB gene encoding ribose 5-phosphate isomerase B, giving the protein MKKIGIASDHGGFELKEFLRNSFAGELEIVDYGTKDETSVDYPIVISEACKKVLSNEVEGLIALCGTGIGASIAANRLHGIRAALCHDQLTAEMSKRHNNANVLVLGGRILGKELALNIVRTWLNTAFEGGRHERRVNQLETLNS